The proteins below come from a single Gimesia alba genomic window:
- a CDS encoding metallophosphoesterase family protein: protein MRIGILSDTHNHLQRTERAVELLRGAGAEALFHCGDLASPEIVNSCAVLPFYFTFGNHDSDMVRILEQSAEEQGAHCLHWGGEVTLAEKQIALVHGHITRDLKPLLEAQPDYLLTGHSHQQHDFHEGTTRRINPGALFRAKVFTVAMLDLKTDDLQWLEVPK from the coding sequence GTGCGGATCGGCATCCTTTCAGACACTCACAATCACCTGCAGCGCACCGAGCGGGCTGTCGAACTGTTGCGCGGTGCAGGCGCCGAGGCGCTGTTTCATTGTGGCGACCTGGCGAGTCCGGAGATTGTCAACTCCTGTGCGGTGCTGCCCTTCTATTTCACATTCGGAAATCACGATTCCGATATGGTGCGGATTCTCGAACAGTCGGCCGAAGAACAGGGAGCCCACTGCCTGCACTGGGGCGGCGAAGTCACGCTGGCCGAAAAACAAATCGCCCTCGTCCACGGACATATTACCCGCGACTTAAAGCCCCTGCTGGAAGCGCAGCCCGACTACCTGCTGACCGGCCACTCGCATCAGCAACATGATTTCCATGAAGGCACCACCCGCCGCATCAATCCGGGTGCCCTGTTCCGCGCCAAGGTGTTTACGGTGGCGATGCTGGATCTCAAGACGGACGACCTGCAATGGCTGGAGGTGCCGAAGTAA
- a CDS encoding DUF2178 domain-containing protein, producing MTATQKFAWFNLLVVLGVLLIVGCLYPFFGWKAHGALGLTALLALSPIFYRKRENEVITDERDALIQRRAALIGASVFWLVYVLASSLLTPLVYGQEGCVPVEVVQVSVFYALVLFIGVVSVATLILNSRG from the coding sequence ATGACAGCGACACAGAAATTTGCCTGGTTTAATCTGCTGGTGGTTTTGGGCGTATTGTTGATCGTCGGTTGTCTGTACCCTTTTTTTGGCTGGAAAGCCCATGGTGCTCTGGGATTGACGGCCCTGCTGGCTCTCAGTCCCATATTCTATCGCAAACGCGAAAATGAAGTTATCACGGATGAGCGAGACGCTCTCATTCAAAGGCGCGCTGCCTTGATCGGCGCTTCGGTCTTCTGGCTCGTTTATGTGCTGGCCTCCAGTCTGCTGACTCCCCTGGTCTACGGTCAGGAAGGCTGCGTTCCCGTGGAGGTCGTGCAGGTGAGCGTCTTTTATGCGCTGGTGCTGTTTATTGGTGTCGTGTCTGTCGCGACGCTGATCCTGAACAGCAGGGGATAA
- a CDS encoding helix-turn-helix transcriptional regulator: MAPKERADLTNQIRRFRFEHDEMTQQMLADHVGVTRQTIIALESGKYAPSLALALRIARTFDVPVEEVFQLVDEE; this comes from the coding sequence ATGGCGCCAAAAGAACGAGCAGACCTCACTAATCAGATTCGGCGTTTCCGCTTTGAACACGATGAGATGACGCAGCAGATGCTGGCAGACCACGTCGGTGTGACCCGGCAGACGATCATTGCATTGGAATCCGGTAAATATGCGCCCTCTCTGGCCCTCGCTCTGCGGATCGCCAGAACGTTCGATGTACCCGTCGAGGAGGTGTTTCAGCTGGTTGATGAGGAATAA
- a CDS encoding SGNH/GDSL hydrolase family protein, with product MHLSRPSSLPTLLSFLILGVALLSANPSAQAEHEGKIQILLLGDSTTEGSIPRRLKPEGPHLEKVLEQLLAAEGDLPPCHVINSSLSGEYIKRLFDSGRYDRDAAKLPGVDYVFIRYGLNDRAKRENFTENFPKDFHELLARLRKDHPNAVLVPMTVIPFANEEVSKEINDLVFQVAKEENLEVFDIYPRYAAELKKGFNMLNYRRYPVEKVPEKYQDLVKPFIMGGRVVVMANELDPILGDLPGWYSDRHPNLAGYNVIADETAKYLANKMRKQKTAQ from the coding sequence ATGCACTTAAGCCGACCTTCTTCCTTACCGACACTGTTATCGTTCCTCATTCTGGGCGTCGCGCTGCTGTCAGCGAATCCTTCTGCCCAGGCCGAGCATGAGGGGAAAATTCAAATCCTCTTATTGGGAGACAGCACGACCGAAGGCAGCATTCCGCGTCGGCTCAAACCGGAAGGCCCGCATCTGGAAAAAGTACTCGAACAACTGCTGGCGGCGGAAGGGGATCTGCCCCCCTGTCATGTGATCAACTCCAGCCTGAGTGGCGAATACATTAAGCGCCTGTTCGATTCGGGTCGCTACGATCGTGACGCCGCCAAGCTGCCGGGCGTCGATTATGTCTTCATCCGTTACGGCTTGAATGATCGGGCGAAGCGCGAGAACTTCACCGAGAATTTTCCGAAAGACTTTCACGAACTGCTCGCGCGATTGAGGAAAGATCACCCTAATGCCGTCCTGGTTCCAATGACGGTAATCCCGTTTGCGAATGAAGAGGTCAGCAAGGAAATCAACGATCTGGTGTTTCAGGTGGCGAAAGAGGAAAATCTGGAAGTATTTGACATCTATCCCCGTTATGCCGCTGAGTTGAAAAAGGGATTCAACATGCTCAACTACCGCCGGTATCCGGTGGAGAAAGTGCCCGAGAAATATCAGGACCTGGTAAAACCATTCATCATGGGAGGTCGAGTGGTGGTGATGGCCAACGAACTCGATCCGATTCTGGGAGATCTGCCGGGCTGGTATTCTGATCGGCATCCGAATCTGGCGGGTTACAACGTGATCGCTGACGAAACCGCGAAATACCTCGCGAATAAAATGCGGAAACAAAAGACGGCTCAATAA
- a CDS encoding neutral/alkaline non-lysosomal ceramidase N-terminal domain-containing protein: MTGGFRNTCLMLSVLALLCFPAEGECGLSAGAATVDISPPTLPAIQNGYFVERNQNKVLDRLHARCFVLKSEETTVAIMVVDSCMIPRDICDRAKILASRQTGIPVNRMLIASTHTHTAPSVMNLCLGTRSDPNYERFLPPKLAEGIARAYQNLEPARIGFTVVDAPHHTHCRRWLRQPDKYAADPFGENTVRAIMHPGYQNPDFIGPAGPADTGLSLLSIQSADGKRPLGLLANYSMHYFGTGGGFSADYYGKFSALMEQKIAGKQNPQFVAAMSQGTSGDLQWMDYSQPRRADYSIDEYAGGLADLAFEAYKKIDYTTGDPKLAMAETRLTLDRRLPSPARLAWAKELNTSRGDRRPKSKPEVYAEQATWIDAHPEEEIVLQTIGISDLAITAIPNEVYGITGLKLKAQSPFKLTFNMGLANGAAGYIPPPEQHYLGGYTTWPARTAGLEVNAEPQIVETLLGLLESLSGQKRKPLTTDFYNNQQRTAIEKAKADENNRVNRGVGE, translated from the coding sequence ATGACAGGTGGTTTTCGAAATACATGTCTGATGTTGTCAGTATTGGCACTGCTCTGTTTTCCTGCAGAAGGGGAATGCGGCCTGTCTGCGGGCGCCGCGACGGTGGATATTTCACCCCCTACGCTGCCGGCGATTCAGAACGGTTATTTTGTGGAGCGGAACCAGAATAAGGTACTGGATCGCCTCCACGCCCGCTGTTTTGTGTTGAAGTCGGAAGAGACGACTGTTGCCATCATGGTCGTCGATTCCTGTATGATTCCGCGCGACATTTGTGATCGCGCCAAGATTCTTGCCAGCAGACAGACAGGCATCCCCGTCAACCGGATGTTGATCGCCTCCACGCACACGCACACCGCGCCGAGTGTGATGAATCTCTGTCTGGGGACGCGCAGCGATCCGAACTACGAACGGTTCCTGCCCCCGAAATTGGCCGAAGGAATCGCACGCGCGTATCAGAATCTCGAACCGGCGCGCATCGGTTTCACCGTTGTCGATGCGCCCCATCACACGCACTGCCGTCGCTGGTTGCGACAGCCGGACAAATACGCGGCCGACCCCTTTGGCGAGAACACGGTGCGGGCCATCATGCATCCCGGTTATCAGAATCCCGATTTCATCGGCCCCGCCGGCCCTGCGGATACGGGGCTCTCACTGCTCAGCATTCAGTCGGCGGACGGTAAACGGCCCCTTGGTCTGCTCGCCAATTATTCAATGCACTACTTCGGCACCGGCGGCGGATTTTCAGCCGACTATTACGGCAAGTTTTCTGCGCTGATGGAACAGAAAATCGCCGGCAAGCAGAACCCGCAGTTCGTCGCCGCCATGTCGCAGGGAACGTCCGGCGATCTGCAATGGATGGACTACTCCCAACCACGACGGGCCGATTATAGTATCGACGAGTACGCGGGCGGACTGGCCGATCTCGCCTTTGAGGCATACAAGAAGATCGACTACACGACTGGCGATCCGAAACTGGCGATGGCGGAAACCCGGTTGACACTGGACCGTCGCTTGCCAAGCCCCGCGCGACTGGCCTGGGCAAAGGAACTCAATACCAGTCGCGGCGACCGCCGACCGAAATCGAAACCGGAAGTCTACGCCGAGCAGGCAACGTGGATCGACGCACATCCGGAAGAAGAGATCGTGCTGCAGACGATCGGCATAAGCGACCTGGCGATCACCGCGATTCCCAACGAAGTCTACGGCATCACCGGCTTGAAGCTCAAAGCACAGAGTCCGTTCAAGCTGACCTTCAACATGGGCCTGGCCAACGGCGCCGCCGGCTACATCCCGCCCCCCGAACAACATTACCTCGGCGGCTACACCACCTGGCCCGCCCGCACCGCGGGTTTGGAAGTCAACGCCGAACCGCAAATCGTGGAGACACTGCTCGGCCTGTTGGAATCCCTCTCCGGCCAGAAACGCAAACCGCTCACGACCGACTTCTACAACAACCAGCAACGCACGGCGATTGAGAAAGCGAAAGCGGATGAGAATAACCGAGTGAATCGCGGGGTGGGGGAGTGA
- a CDS encoding DinB family protein: protein MDLLDRLLAHDAWTTRQLLEICATLPDEQLNHEFEIGHHTLRATLHHIIGNMEIWSALMAGDPIERQTYQAINGMRERLSVAEKRLQSIAVKVQATNGWDDIWIDHLDDPPREKTFGTALAHIVTHSMHHRAQVLYMLRLSGVQPLPEGDVFSWENNIK, encoded by the coding sequence ATGGACTTGCTTGATCGGCTCTTAGCCCACGATGCCTGGACCACACGCCAACTGCTTGAGATCTGTGCCACGCTTCCCGATGAACAACTCAATCATGAGTTCGAGATCGGTCACCATACGCTCCGCGCAACGCTGCATCACATCATCGGTAACATGGAAATCTGGTCGGCATTGATGGCCGGTGATCCCATCGAACGACAAACATATCAAGCAATCAACGGCATGCGCGAGCGTTTATCCGTCGCCGAAAAACGATTGCAGTCCATCGCCGTTAAAGTCCAGGCAACAAACGGCTGGGATGATATCTGGATCGACCACCTCGACGATCCGCCCCGCGAAAAAACCTTCGGCACCGCCCTGGCCCACATTGTCACCCACAGCATGCACCACCGCGCCCAGGTGCTCTATATGCTGAGGCTCTCAGGCGTTCAACCACTGCCCGAAGGGGATGTTTTCAGCTGGGAAAATAACATAAAATGA
- a CDS encoding FAD-dependent monooxygenase encodes MRILIVGAGIGGMTLAALLKQRGFEPTLIERAPNFDHAGYMLGLWPLGYRVFHGLGLYEQFAAESIECKHYEVRDNHGELVKHWSMAPISDRFGPNLSCTRPQLIKLLHSALEGADLRFNTAIESLNDTGDAVTATFNDGTSETFDLVVGADGLHSKVRQLVFGEQPYYHTNWGGWVWWVDVDQVPKETFVEHWGAGRFFGIYPTQEGAGVYAGAPVEGNFDQPGPGRRQRLREQFAGMGELVDTCLAALPDDSEDLFFWKLSDVRSKEWTRGRVVLLGDAAAGFLPTAGIGASMAMESAAVLADELSRTNTEFLEHALSLYVKRRKHRVESTQSDSRHLAKMMFIKSATVAHIRDVATKFYSLEQLASSIAKAFDEPI; translated from the coding sequence ATGCGCATTCTGATCGTCGGTGCCGGCATTGGGGGTATGACGCTCGCCGCCTTACTCAAACAGCGCGGCTTTGAACCCACACTCATCGAACGCGCCCCCAACTTTGACCACGCGGGTTATATGCTGGGACTCTGGCCGCTCGGCTATCGGGTCTTTCATGGCCTGGGTCTCTATGAACAGTTCGCCGCCGAGTCGATTGAATGCAAACACTACGAAGTCCGCGATAATCACGGCGAACTCGTCAAACACTGGTCGATGGCCCCCATCTCCGACCGCTTCGGCCCCAACCTGAGCTGCACGCGACCGCAACTCATCAAGCTGCTGCACTCAGCCCTCGAAGGCGCCGACCTGCGTTTCAACACCGCCATTGAATCACTGAACGATACCGGAGACGCTGTTACTGCCACCTTCAACGACGGCACGAGCGAGACCTTCGACCTTGTCGTCGGTGCTGATGGACTACATTCGAAAGTCCGCCAGCTTGTGTTCGGCGAACAGCCCTACTACCACACGAACTGGGGTGGCTGGGTCTGGTGGGTCGACGTCGATCAGGTGCCAAAAGAGACCTTCGTGGAACACTGGGGCGCCGGCCGCTTCTTCGGCATCTATCCCACACAGGAGGGGGCGGGCGTTTATGCGGGCGCGCCCGTAGAAGGCAACTTCGATCAGCCGGGACCAGGCCGACGACAACGCCTCCGCGAACAATTCGCCGGCATGGGAGAACTCGTCGACACCTGCCTTGCCGCTCTGCCCGACGACAGCGAAGACCTGTTCTTCTGGAAACTCTCCGACGTTCGTTCGAAAGAGTGGACTCGCGGCCGTGTCGTGCTGCTGGGCGATGCCGCCGCCGGCTTCCTGCCCACCGCGGGCATCGGCGCGTCGATGGCGATGGAGTCCGCCGCCGTGCTGGCCGATGAACTTTCCCGCACGAACACAGAGTTCCTGGAACACGCCCTGTCGCTCTACGTCAAACGCCGCAAGCATCGCGTCGAAAGCACCCAAAGCGATTCGCGTCATTTAGCCAAAATGATGTTCATCAAATCCGCCACCGTCGCCCACATCCGCGACGTCGCCACAAAATTTTACTCACTGGAACAGCTTGCCAGCTCCATCGCGAAGGCCTTTGATGAACCGATTTAA
- a CDS encoding carboxypeptidase regulatory-like domain-containing protein → MTWHTLIDPAFSGRLCLTLMHSIWQVSLLALVVWSLDRFWRNASVERRYTLHVIALVTALVAVPVTYQLLHRVEPVRNTSGESPVRMIYVKPQPTSLSNTPVKIERIDSRETLTSESQTQQVRQIQPTDVTSTLLVPPTTLNPPTQWLWLAPWIMAIYAAGVALMLTRLIIASIRANRLGSQAVLISEGPLVEALRSLAQQWSMKVVPALARAEQIVVPKVIGIIRPTILLPASTISGLTTEELELILAHELAHVRRYDMWIYLLQRFAEAILFFNPPLWYLSRRISVLREFCCDEMACQTPSTSASSSAFESRVEYATALLRIAELAKRNSTTTPDLSSLAASGKSPSEMRQRVARLFGEPLREPLRVSRTGVLALLALTLALPLVSLVSTSTAQTVTKKEEPAKKTVTQKTPPPTNNTSKAKEDSRTFRLNVVDSAGKPVPNALIEARTDPAVTPEQIQRGKYVRKSTYGPYVRTDKKGVLQLTVPTRLKRFNLNIKQPGYGPYWATWSLVPHRDPIPTEFTAQLDKAWTVGGTVVDEAGKPIAGARVSPSLKFKKRPSDSSELGVGTRITTDANGQWRYPHIPVSKSEVYIAVNHPEYRAWRNRIARSEFTVKKNQKPTGRIVLDRGLTIVGVVADEQGNPILGALVRTKFANEIRKATTDENGVYILSGCEPRMARVVVSANGRALELQEVRVDPEMEPVDFILKPGGKIRVRVVDEQGKGVPKARIFFQRWRGHIQYFEFDHISQYADENGVWEWNEAPLDEFQADICRTGGMQLTDQSLQAREEEYVFAPPKTLVISGKVIDAKTKQPVKKFHVTHGYPLDKEQSHIFWNTTDRFESLDGQYQLRINRDAPINKVRIEADGYQVATSREIKPDEGNVSFDFALEPAEDIASHIQTPTGKPAADAEITIGIAGTQIAIMNGKVRNLSTYATTVHADADGLFNIPPRQESFQLVITHPTGFAYLSSENGKLPNPIKLTAWARLEGTFRVANQIAPNVTLSIQGNGINVYEEDNPHIYTRNQVKTDQNGRYVFERVFPGNGYVGRNITFMVNEGATEVTSAIQIPQQFEAGKTITLDLGRSGRPVIGKLVPPETFQGKVIWPFATLRAYRYMEPPAIVSLMNTLQNDPVQYQTWFDNWKQSPKYAEEKAAIEEYQRANEKLRAETPHLVATMDRDGSFRIDNTPPGTYSMSVYFYEGNQNPGPLIDHIFSVPPAEKNGETEPVDLGTLPLK, encoded by the coding sequence ATGACTTGGCACACACTGATTGACCCGGCTTTCAGCGGTCGCCTTTGCCTGACACTCATGCACTCGATCTGGCAGGTTTCACTGCTGGCGCTGGTTGTTTGGAGTCTCGATCGCTTTTGGCGCAACGCCTCGGTCGAGCGGCGTTACACGCTTCATGTCATCGCCCTCGTGACAGCGCTGGTCGCCGTACCGGTCACGTATCAACTACTCCATCGTGTCGAACCGGTCAGAAACACTTCCGGTGAATCTCCCGTACGCATGATTTATGTCAAACCACAGCCCACTTCCCTCTCAAATACTCCGGTCAAAATAGAGCGAATTGATTCGAGAGAAACGCTCACCAGCGAATCACAGACACAGCAAGTCCGTCAAATACAGCCGACTGATGTCACGAGCACTCTGCTTGTGCCACCCACTACCCTCAACCCGCCAACTCAGTGGTTGTGGCTGGCACCCTGGATTATGGCCATTTATGCCGCAGGCGTTGCACTGATGCTGACACGTCTGATCATCGCCAGCATCCGCGCCAACCGACTGGGCTCGCAAGCCGTTTTGATTTCCGAAGGTCCCCTTGTGGAAGCACTGCGGTCTCTGGCGCAGCAATGGTCGATGAAGGTCGTACCTGCCCTGGCTCGCGCAGAACAGATCGTTGTGCCCAAAGTCATCGGCATTATCCGGCCCACGATTCTGTTGCCCGCATCCACCATCAGTGGTCTCACTACAGAGGAACTCGAACTGATTCTCGCGCATGAGCTGGCTCATGTCAGACGCTACGACATGTGGATCTACCTGCTCCAGCGTTTCGCCGAGGCAATCCTGTTTTTCAATCCACCACTCTGGTATCTCAGTCGCCGTATCAGCGTGCTCCGCGAATTTTGCTGTGATGAAATGGCATGCCAAACACCATCAACGTCGGCCTCATCATCAGCGTTCGAGTCACGCGTAGAATACGCGACGGCCCTCTTGCGCATCGCCGAACTGGCAAAACGAAATAGCACAACCACACCGGATCTCTCTTCGCTCGCCGCCAGCGGAAAGTCACCGTCTGAAATGCGCCAACGCGTGGCCCGTTTGTTCGGCGAACCTTTGAGAGAACCACTGCGCGTCTCCCGAACCGGCGTCCTCGCTCTGCTGGCGCTGACATTAGCGTTGCCACTAGTCTCGCTCGTTTCGACGTCCACCGCACAGACGGTGACAAAAAAAGAGGAGCCAGCGAAAAAAACGGTCACCCAGAAAACGCCGCCTCCTACCAACAATACCTCAAAAGCAAAAGAGGATTCGCGCACGTTCCGACTCAACGTCGTTGACTCTGCCGGAAAACCGGTGCCGAACGCTTTGATTGAAGCGCGGACCGATCCGGCCGTGACTCCCGAACAAATTCAACGCGGCAAATACGTGCGCAAGAGTACCTACGGCCCCTATGTCAGAACCGACAAAAAAGGGGTACTGCAACTGACGGTACCCACTCGTCTCAAGCGATTTAATCTCAATATCAAACAACCTGGCTATGGACCGTACTGGGCCACCTGGAGTCTGGTTCCCCACCGTGACCCCATTCCCACTGAATTCACAGCGCAACTCGACAAAGCCTGGACCGTCGGCGGTACCGTTGTTGACGAGGCAGGAAAACCGATTGCCGGCGCCAGAGTATCACCCAGCCTGAAGTTTAAAAAACGTCCCAGCGATTCCAGTGAACTGGGCGTCGGCACAAGAATCACCACCGATGCCAACGGTCAATGGCGGTACCCACATATTCCCGTTTCAAAATCGGAAGTGTATATCGCCGTGAATCATCCCGAATATCGTGCCTGGAGAAATCGCATTGCCCGTAGCGAGTTTACTGTTAAGAAAAACCAAAAGCCCACCGGTCGCATTGTCCTTGATCGAGGACTGACGATTGTCGGCGTGGTGGCCGATGAGCAAGGCAACCCCATCCTCGGTGCATTGGTGCGAACCAAGTTTGCCAATGAAATCCGCAAAGCAACCACGGACGAAAACGGCGTCTACATTCTCAGTGGTTGTGAACCCCGCATGGCGCGCGTGGTGGTCTCCGCCAACGGCCGTGCGCTGGAATTGCAGGAAGTCCGCGTTGATCCCGAGATGGAACCCGTCGATTTCATCCTGAAGCCGGGGGGCAAGATACGAGTGCGTGTGGTCGATGAACAAGGAAAAGGCGTTCCCAAAGCACGGATTTTCTTCCAGCGCTGGCGGGGGCACATCCAGTACTTTGAATTCGATCACATCAGTCAGTATGCCGATGAGAACGGCGTCTGGGAATGGAACGAGGCACCGCTGGACGAGTTCCAGGCCGACATCTGTCGTACCGGAGGCATGCAGTTGACCGACCAGAGCCTGCAGGCGCGCGAGGAAGAATATGTCTTCGCTCCCCCCAAAACGTTGGTCATCTCCGGCAAGGTCATCGATGCAAAAACCAAACAGCCCGTCAAAAAATTTCACGTCACGCACGGCTACCCGCTGGACAAGGAGCAGTCCCACATCTTCTGGAACACGACCGACCGCTTCGAATCGCTTGATGGCCAATATCAACTGCGGATCAATCGAGACGCTCCCATCAACAAAGTTCGTATTGAAGCAGACGGCTATCAGGTCGCGACCTCACGCGAAATCAAACCGGATGAGGGGAATGTCTCTTTTGATTTCGCTCTGGAACCGGCAGAGGATATCGCGTCCCACATCCAGACGCCGACCGGAAAACCAGCCGCGGATGCCGAAATTACGATCGGCATCGCCGGCACACAAATCGCCATCATGAATGGAAAAGTGCGTAATCTTTCCACGTATGCGACCACGGTGCACGCTGATGCTGACGGACTGTTTAACATACCGCCACGGCAGGAATCATTTCAACTGGTCATCACTCACCCCACCGGTTTCGCGTATCTCTCGTCCGAGAATGGGAAGCTACCCAACCCGATCAAACTCACTGCCTGGGCGCGGCTCGAAGGCACATTCCGTGTAGCAAATCAGATCGCTCCCAATGTCACCCTCTCAATTCAAGGCAACGGGATCAATGTCTACGAAGAGGATAATCCCCACATCTACACTCGGAATCAAGTCAAAACCGATCAAAACGGACGCTACGTTTTTGAACGCGTCTTTCCTGGCAACGGCTACGTTGGACGCAACATCACATTCATGGTCAACGAGGGAGCAACGGAAGTGACTTCGGCGATCCAGATTCCTCAGCAGTTTGAGGCCGGAAAAACCATCACCCTGGACCTAGGCCGTTCAGGCCGGCCGGTCATCGGTAAACTCGTCCCCCCTGAAACGTTTCAGGGAAAAGTCATCTGGCCCTTCGCCACGTTGCGAGCATACCGCTACATGGAGCCCCCTGCCATCGTATCACTGATGAACACACTCCAGAACGACCCTGTCCAATACCAGACCTGGTTCGATAACTGGAAACAGTCACCGAAATACGCCGAGGAAAAAGCGGCGATTGAGGAATACCAGCGGGCCAATGAAAAGCTCAGGGCCGAGACGCCTCACCTGGTCGCCACCATGGATCGCGACGGCTCCTTCCGCATCGATAATACCCCACCGGGAACATACTCGATGTCCGTTTATTTCTACGAGGGTAATCAGAACCCTGGTCCTCTAATTGATCACATTTTCTCAGTACCGCCTGCAGAAAAGAACGGCGAAACAGAACCCGTCGATCTGGGCACACTGCCGCTGAAATAA
- a CDS encoding BlaI/MecI/CopY family transcriptional regulator yields MARPGSEHPTELELEILKVLWDDSPLPVREVRSRLETKAGRPLSHSSVITMLNIMYRKGFVSRKKEGKSFLFSPKLMKKTVTSGIMEDVLSRVFDGSSSDLVLNLLETVDLDQDELAEIRKLITRKAKEQKK; encoded by the coding sequence ATGGCACGTCCGGGATCAGAACATCCTACTGAGCTGGAACTCGAAATCCTCAAAGTATTGTGGGATGACTCGCCACTACCGGTTCGCGAAGTCAGATCGCGACTCGAAACCAAAGCAGGCCGCCCGCTCTCCCATAGCTCTGTGATCACTATGCTCAATATCATGTATCGCAAAGGGTTTGTCTCGCGAAAGAAAGAGGGCAAATCGTTTCTGTTTTCCCCCAAACTGATGAAGAAAACGGTAACGAGTGGCATTATGGAAGACGTGCTCTCCCGCGTGTTCGACGGTTCTTCCTCCGATCTGGTCCTCAACCTGCTCGAAACAGTCGACCTGGATCAGGATGAACTCGCGGAAATTCGTAAGCTGATCACACGCAAGGCAAAGGAGCAAAAGAAATGA